Below is a window of Perca flavescens isolate YP-PL-M2 chromosome 12, PFLA_1.0, whole genome shotgun sequence DNA.
GGCGCTCTTGGTTTAAAAGAAAGACTCCCAGAATGGCAACTGAGTGCTTCTAAAAAATGTTCCACAGGTACATCTCAATTGGCTGAGCATGTTAGTTTACAATTTTAGTGCACCAATAACATTTCAGTGGCTTACACTATAGAGCCTAAATTTTACTGCAGTCCTACAGATtctttgaatatttttcagttaTGTGAGAATTTATACTGAGCCAGTTGCTGAAGTCGATTTCTCAatctaattatttttttcaactagTGAGCACCATAGCGGTTGCCTTACCTGAATAACTCTGCGGCTCAGTCCAGTCCTCTCTGCCAGTTTCTGGAGAGTCTGGGCATCTGGGTTGTTATCTTTAGCAAACTGAGTTTGCATTACCTACAGAAATAGATGACCGAGGGGAACATGTTAACATGGTTGAAATGTTTAAACTGCATCAAGAGTGCTCAGTCGGTGTCCAAACAATGCATTAACTGCCACTATATCAACATCACATATGCCAAATAGCACTAGCTTATTAatcataattaaaaataaaaaacaataagtcAGTGGCtggataaaatattttttaaaatgggGATCTAACTGGGCTTGCTAACTGCTAGTCAGAAAAGACTTTTCTGCCTTCTGTGTGAGTTACTTGCAGTGGATGGTACCTGGTCAAGAACAGGCTTTAAGGATCTTAAGTTTCTTTCTTAAAGGAttacaaaacacaaaagcagcaGGACAATGTGGTAAAAATGGCTTACATACATACTAACAAAGACTGGTTGGCAGTACCTGTAACTGGTCAACAGTGAAGCTGGTCCTGGCCCTCTTAGCAGGTCTGGGCATGGTGCTGGactcctctttctctgccacCTCTTCCTCTACATTTGGTTGCTCTTTAAAGACAAGACTTCATGTTACAAGGGTTtaaagttttggaaaataacCCTGTTTCAGGTGAGGTCCTCCTGTGGGCATTATTTGTAACAATGTCTGTATATTTAGATTAATCAGGGCATAGTTTCTGGAAAACTCACTGCACCTCCATTGTACTGGAGTGACAGCCAGGACCAGAGTCAGATATCTCAGAACCTGCAATATCTTCATAGAATACTAAatactgtattgtatgtatACAATAATTGTCAAAAACCAcacatttatcatttattttactaaatgtttgttttgtccaattGAGGGAATATCAAATTGGTGTTTGTTAGGTTTATTCATTTTCAGAACTGATTTTTATCCATTTTTACAAATGAACTCTTCACTTGTTCTTTAGTGCGACACACTTTAATGGGAAATTATGATGGGGAAGTAATAAACTATGATTGAAATGTCCTGGTATTCATCGCATCCTGATACTCACCATTTTCCTTAGCATGTTTGATATTCTCCATCATAATGTCATAGTGTGGCCTGCAGAAAACCCTGTTCTCTAGTAGTCCACATTCCTCCCCAGTGGACAGCTGGCGCTTACAAGAGGTGCAGGAGAAACAGGCCAGGTGGAAGGTGCTGCCTCGTGCCCGACGCACCCAGTCAGTGGAGTGGATGTTACGGCCACAACGAGCACAGCGGGTCCCATATTTTCTTTAGAAAGATGCGAAACAGGAGGAGAGGTAGAATAGTCACAAGTTTAGTGGAGCTGAGATGAGTTGggatttggtgattgatcgttTTGACTACATGTTACATACCAATCACTGATCAGTCTTTAAGGAGATGCTCTGACCAAGTCACACTCATTTCCCCCTGAACTTGACATTGCGTCACACTGCCTTCCAGTCAGAGCTGGTGTATAATCTATTAAAAACCTCTTACCTCTTCTGTGCCAATCGACAGAGACTCTAGGGTTTTCCGGCTCACATTGCCTtcatgtgtcagtgtgtgttgtagctgaAGCTATGTGCGGCAtgaggagtgagtgtgtgtccctAACATGTATCAGAATCAATAGAATTTGTCTCCAATGAAATCAAGTGTGATAGGGATGTACCTGATTTGGATATGAACAGGCAATCATTCGTAAACTaattttgcagaaaaaaaaaaaatttaaatttcatTTTGGAGCAACATTTTACCCTGGAATAAAGCTGCAATACAGCCCTTCTTATCCCATCCACACAGATGCATGTGTGGTCATGTCAGTCTGACCTCAGTTGACATGCAGTAAAAGCTGTTCTGACTTCCACCTGGGCTTTCCTGTGAGTCATCTGCATATGTAATTCTATACTCCATTCAGAGACTTAGTAATCCAATTGTTAATGGTtagtcaaaataaaaacaaactccaAATGAAAGAACAATCTGCAGATTGTTAAGCATTTTTCCTTCCTTCGGCCGCTTTGTCCATAGTTGGTCATGCCTAAAAGCAACTATGTGCCACTTTTTTCCATCAAatacaaaaatcacaaaaaaaaaaaaaaaaaagaaatataagaccattgacataaaaaaaaaaaagccttcaaacttttatattttttatactatactaaaaaaaaaaaaaaaaaaaaattatcattgCAGACAAATTGCGTTTGGTCTGACTCACCTGAAGTAGTCAAGTTTGCAGAACACTTGTCTATCCTTGATGTAGCAGCTCACGTGTCGCCCTAGTGATGTGTTACATATACTGCATGAGAGGCAGCGCACGTGCCAGCAAAGGTTGTTCACCTAAGGcggaaaaaaagatttaaacaaATATAGCTTACAAGTGCCATTTTACACATCACCTAATAGTACTTTAATATTAGCTGTATTACTAAAGGCAGTAGAGGTTTCTGAAATCCTTACAATGCATTAATTTCTAAATGACTAAGTACAGTAGTTTATGCAATTTTAGGTGATCCTACTGGTTATCACCACAATTTTCTTAGGAGCTCCTTAGCCTACATATGCTATTATGCTTACATTATCCAGAAATTAAATTATGAATATACCATAGTTCAAACAACCAAATAAGACTTTGCTGATGCATTAGTGTGCAGTTAAAAAATGCCCTCAATTTGTTTAAACAAattcatttagttttgtttttagtctaaaatacattcattttaGAACAAAATAAATCTGTACGTGCAGTGCAATAATTACACTTAACAGATAAATGGTctatacaataaaaaaatacaaataatgacaAGGGACACTTGATTGACCCTTTAGGTAATTTAAAGTGTATTTGGCCCACTTGagatatataggcctaatttcgTAGTGTAGTAAATGGCATCTTCCAGCAGACACAGTATGTCAGTCTGACCTTAAGGAGGTATCTGTCCACTATCTCCAGGCCGCAGGATGTGCACAGGGTTTTCCCCTGCAGGGAAGCAGAGGAGGACGGGGAGACGGAGGACGGAGAGTAGCAGTCCTCCGAGAAAATATCATCAGGCCCAGACGAACCCTGTCAGAAGGAAAAGCGGGACAATTTAAcgttgtataaaaaaaaaaaaaaaaaaaaaaaaagaggggttTTATAGAGTCAAGAAATTCTCATATGATAAATTTAGTGCGTAATTTTGAGTTTGGGTTGCCTATTCCCAGTGTAAGTTAAAACAACTGTCcgcattttaaaatgtctgaaaactAAAACGGCTTTCAAATTGAATGTTATGCTAGCATGAAATTTAAAGGAGGTGAAAAGCTAAACGTTCTCGTTTGGATTTATTTAGCAGCACTTTGAAGTGCGCATACAGTCACGCGAgctataggctacatttaatgtatttttcacCCGACTCTGTAAAGGCGGGAGACTTGGAAGTTGTTAATTTTTATATTGGAAAACACCTACTGTGTCGACAAAAATATCTCCTTTTTGTAGCGGAGTGAAAACAGCCTCCGTCGCTCGCCTTTCTCCATCCGACATGGTGTCAACGAGTCCAGAGTGATGCGCAGGACACACTGACGACCAAATAGGCCTAGGTGTCCCCTTCATATTTCCATGACAACCAAAGTCATAAGCCCACAAACTAATAGCCTAAAGTTACCCCCACCCCAAAACGTAATATTCGCTCAAACCGGTTGTAGGCATTCGTGTGCCTTTATTGTAGGCTCTACGTGTGCTGTCACAAGCCGGGATAGGCCCAGTCGTGGACCGCAGCTGTCCACATGTTCTCCGTGTGTATCCTATTTAGGGACGCCAGAGACCGGCCTCACTCGCAGCTGAACGTGATTCAGACTAATTGTGTTCGGCCTCGCACGTGCACATGATAACCAGCAATCAGCCGGGTGCGTTTTGAGTGTTTAGCCCGGCCCGGTGTGTTTCTCACACTTTAACCTTTGTTTAGGCCTTTTTAAAAGGCATCACCTGCGCTTTACTGTGACGggtcaaaatgtctgccgtgaaaagaAGTTGATAATGGACCTGTGTGTCTGAAATGaagttgaattgaattgagataGAATTGAATTGATATTCGGGCAAACATGCATGGGCACATGCATATTAACATTATCAATCTGAATGGTCTTTTTGTGTGAGGGCAGAGACAAATCGGAATTATAGCCTAACTAAAAcgaacgtttaaaaaaaatcccaacttTATAATTGCTTATAATAATGCTGACACCATTCTCCTTATCTTTTGGTCGAAAGAGACTGTAACTGACGAAAGAGATCAGTATGCTAACTTATTTTTATTGCAATGCTCAGAGATATATGTTTTGTTGGATAATAACTATTTATGCATATTAATGCAGATACAGTAAGCACTTTTTGGATTGACCTCTCATTAAGTCCATTAAGAACAGAATATAATGTGTAGGCCTAAATCAAATAACCAATAAAATAATACCTCCTGGAAGCATATTGGCCCTGTATTCCTAGTATTCCTCTATAATCTAAAAGATTTTTGCTTGCGAAATGTCCTATACCACGGTGTATTAGCCCGTATTAGGTTCAGGCCTATATTTACCAGCCTGATATTTACACttggttgtattattttatgttatgcAATATGTGGGAAGCTGGGGAACAGCGGACGTTAAACTATTTACACTTTCCGCCGCTTTATACTTCATTGTATCAAATAGGCCTATTCATTGCTGCTTTTATGGCTACACTTTATAAATAGCTATATGATgctccaaaataaataaaaaagcatgcTTCTAAagtaaatgtttgattttttgAAGTGGATCGAAACTAAAATAACCATGTTGGTAATTGTGCAATAGGCCTACAATATAAGTGGCATCAGAAACAATGTGGGTTTCTCCCAAACTGTAAAAGAAGTTAGGCAAATCAGATCTCCCTTTTTAGTTTTGGtatattaaaatattgaatGAAAACCACAGATAGGGCctacatttctttttcaaattgtAGTTTTGTAGCCTACAACTGTTTATCTCCAATATCTTGTTACTCACCACGCTGCTGGAGACACAGTTAAACATGTTCACGGAGCATCTGGCTCCTCCGGGTCCTCCCCGGCCAGACAGATGTTGGTATTCCACAGCAGCAGACCGGGAGCCTGGTGTGGGACCCCGCTATTAGTCCACTGTTAGTCCCGCTCGTCAACCCACTCGCTCCAGCACTGCTTGTTTGGTCTTTTGAGGACTTTGTTCACTCACTACTTGTGAGAGCCACAACTTGTTTTCTTGTCATTTTAAGCAGCACAGTGCTGGGCCCCTCCCACTGGGCTCGGACCCGCCCGCCGCAGCAGGCTTTTTATTGTAAGGATCAGATGaataagattctttttttctttctttctttctttctttctttctttgtgcttttttcttgcttttaactttatttcattttttctttctttctttcttcctctttttcgttctttcattttttctttatatatttatttttttctttctttctttctttcttttttcttttttcttttttcttttttcttgctttttactttatttatttttctttctttttcttccctcctttctttctttatatatttcattttttctttcttcctttttcttcctttcttttttccttccttctttctttcattttttccttctttcttcttttttatttatttaattcttgcattttcttcctttctttctttctttatatatttctttttttctttcttcctttttcttcctttctttttcccttccttctttctttcattttttccttctttcttcttttttatttatttaattcttgctttttctttctttctttttttccttctttcttttttccttttttttccttctttcatttgttctttctctctttcttttgtaGATGAGAAATTGATCTTGCTGCTGACTCGGTCTGGTGTAATAGCAGTAGAAAAAAGCCAAACTCTTTCCATTGCCATCAAGGTGAAAACTTCAATCCAGGCTCGTGCATTAGTAATCTGTCAGCAGATATAAAGAACGTAGGCTACTTAACGTAGGctatttgtttatattattgtatTCTCCATAGCCCAGTGGCCTACTgcagtgctttaaaaaaaatttaaaaaaaaacatatatatgtatatatatatatatatatatataatcttaaAAAGTCAACTTTCAAAGATCTTTTCCTGTGAGAGGCATTTAGATATTTTAGCCCGGTCTGACATTATCAGGATTTCTCATCTTTTCCTTTCTTGCCATAAGGGACTCTATGAAGCCAGCACAGGACTGCGTTCTGTTTATTCAGACATCCACACCGTCTGAGCAGCAGTCTGAACTCTCAGGGCAGCTCAGCAACAGAACAACTTGTTGCCTTAATTCCTCGTGTGCCACACAGTTTCGTGGATTAAATCTCAGGGTGGCATTCAGTTTTTTGACATGTAACACTTAATTTGTTCCTTCATAAGTATAAATAAATACCCAAATTATCGTATAGTATATTGTATCATTTCCTAACTAACATTCATAATGGGGATTTGCTATTTGTTTCGGCCTTTTCAGCTTTAAGGAaatcttttactgtttttatcatCAAGCAACAGAGAGAGTGTTCTTGATTCTACAGGGTACCTCCTCCTCCATGACTACCTTGTCAGATTTTAAGTGAAGGTGATGGCTAACCACACACTGGGGTCAAAAAGGCATACATGAAAACACTCGGCGACGCAAGAGACGAGAATCCCTTTGGGTCTTATCTGTGGATATATGTCTGCAACTCAATATCTCAGTCCCCCCCCAGCCTTCTCAAAGGGGTCTTAGACTATAATATAATGGAATGGATGTGAAGGATAGACTAGGTTTAAGctctaacaaaaaaaagagtcaaGCAGGCTATTTAACCCCcctgttgtctttgggtcaaatttgacccattttcaaaaagtttctacatcacaaatttgtttctttcaaccaaattgtcaaagaaaataacgtggatgcTTCCATACAACGCCCTTCCCAAGTAAGTACACTCTTcactgaatttgggtgttttattctatttcatagcatttggaaaaacaaaaaagacaaaagaatgttgaaaaaagtgacacaaatgtgagaaaaagcttcaaaaattgGAGGGAAAAATTcgacaaaaacatcgaaaatagtgacaaaagaaatggacacaacatcaggaaaagtgacaaaaacattggaaaaagtgaaaagtgtcga
It encodes the following:
- the LOC114565364 gene encoding LIM/homeobox protein Lhx8, translated to MKGTPRPIWSSVCPAHHSGLVDTMSDGERRATEAVFTPLQKGDIFVDTGSSGPDDIFSEDCYSPSSVSPSSSASLQGKTLCTSCGLEIVDRYLLKVNNLCWHVRCLSCSICNTSLGRHVSCYIKDRQVFCKLDYFRKYGTRCARCGRNIHSTDWVRRARGSTFHLACFSCTSCKRQLSTGEECGLLENRVFCRPHYDIMMENIKHAKENEQPNVEEEVAEKEESSTMPRPAKRARTSFTVDQLQVMQTQFAKDNNPDAQTLQKLAERTGLSRRVIQVWFQNCRARQKKYISPNSTLMTSFAPGQLTPPLMEDLQYTTYMSPDTPLLTTLTYMDVQTPDPLLLQPLISHSLTQLPVSHA